A genomic segment from uncultured Desulfuromonas sp. encodes:
- a CDS encoding catalase — protein MDKKKPQKLTTNAGAPVVDNQNIMTAGPRGPALLQDVWFLEKLGSFDREVIPERRMHAKGSGAYGSFTVTHDISRYTRAKIFSAVGKKTEAFIRFSTVAGERGAADAERDIRGFAMKFYTEEGNWDLVGNNTPVFFLKDPKKFPDLNHVVKRDPRTNLRSAKNNWDFWTLLPEALHQVTITMSDRGIPKSYRHMNGYGSHTYSLINADNERFWVKFHFKTQQGIDYLTDCEAEAIVGKDRESNQRDLYESIEQGAFPRWNMQIQIMTDEQARTCPFNPFDLSKVWPHRDYPVMDVGVLELNRNPDNYFAEVEQAAFNPANIVPGISFSPDKMLQGRLFSYGDAHRYRLGVNHHLIPVNQARCPVHSYHRDGAMRVDGNYGSTLGYEPNSYGEWQEQPDFTEPPLELSGAAQHWNHHDDDNDYYTQPGNLFRLMSAEEQQRLFNNTARAMGDAPEEIKVRHAGNCYKADPAYGEGVAKAMDICPSKIR, from the coding sequence ATGGACAAAAAAAAACCACAAAAACTGACAACCAACGCCGGAGCCCCCGTTGTTGACAATCAAAATATTATGACGGCAGGCCCACGAGGCCCTGCCCTTCTCCAGGATGTCTGGTTCCTTGAAAAACTGGGCAGTTTCGATCGTGAAGTAATTCCTGAAAGGCGCATGCACGCCAAAGGGTCCGGTGCCTATGGCTCGTTTACCGTCACTCACGACATCAGCCGCTATACGCGAGCTAAAATTTTCTCTGCAGTGGGCAAAAAAACAGAAGCCTTCATCCGCTTTTCAACGGTCGCCGGAGAACGCGGAGCCGCCGATGCCGAGCGCGACATTCGCGGTTTTGCCATGAAATTTTACACGGAAGAAGGCAACTGGGATCTGGTCGGTAACAACACGCCGGTGTTCTTTCTCAAAGACCCCAAAAAGTTCCCGGATCTTAATCATGTGGTCAAACGGGATCCGCGCACCAATCTGCGTAGTGCAAAAAACAACTGGGATTTCTGGACCCTGTTACCGGAAGCCTTACATCAGGTGACCATCACCATGAGTGATCGCGGTATTCCTAAAAGTTATCGCCACATGAATGGCTATGGCAGCCACACCTACAGTTTGATCAATGCGGACAACGAACGGTTTTGGGTCAAATTTCATTTCAAAACTCAGCAGGGCATTGATTACCTGACAGACTGCGAAGCGGAAGCAATCGTCGGCAAAGACCGTGAAAGCAATCAACGTGACCTTTATGAGAGCATCGAACAGGGAGCATTCCCACGCTGGAACATGCAGATTCAGATCATGACCGACGAGCAAGCCCGGACCTGCCCCTTCAACCCCTTTGATTTAAGCAAAGTCTGGCCCCATAGAGACTACCCAGTGATGGACGTCGGCGTACTCGAACTCAATCGGAATCCCGATAATTATTTTGCCGAAGTGGAACAGGCGGCCTTTAACCCGGCCAATATTGTCCCAGGTATCAGTTTTTCTCCCGACAAAATGTTACAGGGACGGCTCTTCTCTTACGGTGATGCCCACCGTTACCGTCTCGGCGTTAATCATCACCTGATTCCCGTCAATCAGGCGCGCTGTCCGGTACATAGCTATCATCGTGATGGTGCCATGCGTGTGGATGGTAATTACGGAAGCACCCTCGGTTATGAACCGAATAGCTACGGTGAATGGCAGGAACAACCAGACTTCACCGAACCGCCACTTGAACTGTCTGGTGCGGCTCAGCATTGGAATCATCATGATGACGACAACGATTATTATACGCAGCCGGGCAACCTTTTCCGGTTGATGAGCGCGGAAGAGCAACAACGTCTTTTTAACAACACCGCCCGAGCCATGGGGGATGCTCCAGAAGAAATTAAAGTACGTCATGCCGGAAACTGCTATAAAGCGGACCCGGCCTATGGCGAAGGCGTCGCTAAAGCCATGGATATCTGCCCAAGCAAAATCCGCTGA
- a CDS encoding Rho termination factor N-terminal domain-containing protein, translated as MTVAEIKVIAKEMGLKTTNMKKTDLIRAIQEAEGNPICFDTHSREICGQEICMWRRDCN; from the coding sequence ATGACGGTTGCCGAAATTAAAGTGATTGCGAAAGAGATGGGATTGAAAACAACCAATATGAAAAAAACGGACCTGATTCGCGCCATTCAAGAGGCTGAAGGAAATCCGATCTGTTTTGATACTCATAGTCGCGAAATTTGTGGTCAGGAAATCTGCATGTGGCGCCGGGACTGTAATTAA
- a CDS encoding radical SAM protein, with amino-acid sequence MATPCQMMKKKSEHPCFGGDHKNSARIHLPVAPGCNIKCGFCERKFDCVNESRPGVTSRVLTPEQALERLELVLRHPVAGPKMKVVGIAGPGDPLANENTFKTFELVRAAHPELTLCLSTNGLMLPDKIDRIKELGIHSLTVTINALSAKTGAEVYEWIHYQGKKMQGEAAAGYLLDKQLEGVELAAKAGMLVKINHVYMPGINDHETLDLAVTARKLGATMMNIVPLIPLGKFAGMEQPSKDEMDFIRSQAEQILSQARHCKQCRADAAGIIGQDLDLNELKVSSA; translated from the coding sequence ATGGCAACCCCCTGTCAGATGATGAAAAAGAAATCAGAGCACCCCTGTTTTGGTGGAGATCATAAAAACAGTGCACGTATCCACCTGCCGGTGGCTCCGGGCTGTAATATTAAATGTGGTTTCTGCGAGCGTAAGTTCGATTGTGTTAACGAAAGCCGTCCTGGCGTTACCAGCCGTGTTCTTACCCCTGAGCAGGCGTTAGAACGTCTGGAACTGGTTTTACGTCATCCTGTTGCCGGACCGAAGATGAAAGTTGTCGGCATCGCCGGCCCTGGTGATCCGTTGGCCAACGAAAATACGTTTAAAACATTTGAGCTGGTTCGTGCCGCGCATCCCGAATTAACGCTGTGTCTGTCGACCAATGGCCTGATGCTCCCCGATAAGATTGATCGCATCAAAGAGCTGGGGATTCATAGTCTGACGGTGACCATTAACGCCTTGTCGGCTAAGACCGGTGCTGAGGTGTACGAGTGGATTCACTATCAGGGTAAGAAAATGCAGGGTGAAGCAGCTGCGGGCTATCTGCTCGACAAACAGCTTGAAGGTGTCGAGCTTGCTGCCAAGGCCGGTATGCTGGTGAAAATCAATCATGTTTACATGCCAGGCATTAATGATCACGAAACGCTGGATCTGGCCGTTACCGCACGTAAGCTTGGCGCAACCATGATGAATATCGTTCCTTTGATTCCTCTGGGCAAGTTTGCCGGTATGGAACAACCGTCAAAGGATGAAATGGACTTTATCCGCAGTCAAGCGGAGCAGATTCTGTCCCAGGCACGTCACTGCAAACAATGTCGTGCAGATGCTGCGGGCATTATCGGACAAGACCTTGATCTGAATGAATTAAAGGTTTCGTCCGCCTGA
- a CDS encoding DUF4292 domain-containing protein, protein MKQIILIMVVCLFAGCQPRPQIAPPTVSPAENLEQLRQLSLQFHSLSALADVRVSQQGKRWSTTQGLLVERPLRLRVDAINFFGQMLFQMAVDGPRLQAYVPSENQYYSGVATMDHVQRFTGLPLSVADLVAGLLYSLPPGVMESGDVVPRAGGMDFIMAPGVRYEVTFDAGKWHRLRYCIDDYILYEILYSQWGDDGFPRQLELTVDSSQTRVVIQLEDVELNSPFEADKFQLTIPEQAQLMPLDEMEPVDGNASHD, encoded by the coding sequence ATGAAACAGATCATACTGATCATGGTTGTCTGCCTGTTTGCAGGCTGCCAACCCCGCCCACAGATCGCTCCTCCAACGGTTTCGCCAGCTGAGAATCTTGAACAGTTGCGGCAGCTGAGCCTTCAGTTTCATTCTTTAAGTGCCCTGGCTGACGTCCGTGTCAGTCAGCAGGGCAAACGGTGGTCAACGACACAAGGGCTGCTGGTGGAACGGCCGTTGCGGTTGCGGGTTGATGCCATCAATTTTTTTGGTCAGATGCTGTTTCAGATGGCTGTTGATGGTCCCCGTTTACAGGCTTATGTTCCCTCTGAGAATCAGTACTACTCGGGTGTTGCCACCATGGATCATGTGCAGCGCTTTACCGGTTTGCCGCTATCCGTTGCTGATTTGGTGGCCGGTTTGCTCTACAGTTTGCCACCCGGTGTTATGGAGAGTGGCGATGTTGTGCCGCGTGCCGGTGGGATGGACTTTATCATGGCCCCAGGGGTGCGTTATGAAGTGACATTTGACGCAGGGAAATGGCACCGGCTGCGTTATTGCATAGATGATTATATCCTCTATGAGATTCTCTATTCACAATGGGGTGATGATGGTTTTCCGCGCCAACTGGAACTGACCGTTGATAGTTCACAGACCCGTGTCGTTATTCAGTTGGAGGACGTCGAACTCAATTCACCTTTTGAGGCCGATAAGTTTCAATTGACCATTCCTGAGCAAGCGCAATTGATGCCGCTTGACGAAATGGAGCCTGTTGATGGCAATGCAAGTCATGACTGA
- the rpsA gene encoding 30S ribosomal protein S1: MNDEPIEWQDEQGDEDFAALLEQSMGNSQRLEIGQKAHATILQIGKEWVFLDVGQKGEGVLDVRELQNEEGELTVEVGETIEAFFMSRKNGELRFTTKIGGGRSGNDQLEEAWRSGIPVDGRVEKEVKGGYEVMLPGNIRSFCPFSQIGLRRQDNSEDLIGQTFSVKISQFSEQGRNIVVSRRVLLEEQRQAQAENLRKTLKEGMRVTAEVTSIRDFGAFVDIGGIEGLLPISEVAYSRVENLDEVLHVGQSLELIVKSLDWKKNKFSFSLRDTLADPWQKVADTFPIGSEHTGKVSRLAQFGAFVTLEEGIDGLIHISKLGEGRRISHPREVVKEGQELSVTIEKIDEEQKRISLVPAGVAVEVTETSWTDSFSSGSSMGSFGELLKASQEKKNRKK, translated from the coding sequence ATGAATGACGAACCGATTGAATGGCAGGATGAGCAGGGTGACGAGGACTTCGCAGCATTGCTTGAACAGAGTATGGGCAACAGCCAGCGTCTTGAGATCGGACAGAAAGCGCACGCAACAATTCTCCAGATCGGTAAAGAGTGGGTGTTTCTTGATGTGGGGCAGAAGGGCGAAGGGGTTCTTGATGTGCGTGAACTGCAGAATGAGGAAGGCGAACTGACCGTTGAGGTTGGTGAGACCATTGAAGCTTTTTTCATGTCTCGTAAGAATGGAGAGCTTCGTTTCACGACGAAAATTGGTGGTGGTCGATCCGGTAATGACCAGCTTGAAGAAGCCTGGCGCAGTGGCATTCCTGTAGACGGTCGGGTGGAAAAAGAAGTCAAGGGAGGCTATGAAGTGATGTTGCCGGGCAATATCCGTAGCTTTTGTCCCTTTTCCCAGATTGGTTTACGCCGACAGGACAATTCGGAAGACCTCATTGGGCAGACTTTTTCCGTCAAAATCAGTCAATTCAGTGAGCAAGGGCGCAACATTGTGGTGTCGCGTCGGGTTCTACTCGAAGAACAGCGGCAGGCTCAAGCTGAAAATTTACGCAAGACCTTAAAAGAGGGGATGCGTGTGACCGCTGAAGTCACTTCAATTCGTGATTTTGGTGCCTTTGTTGATATTGGCGGAATCGAAGGTCTTCTGCCGATTTCCGAGGTGGCCTACAGTCGGGTGGAAAACCTTGACGAGGTGTTGCATGTCGGGCAATCCCTGGAACTTATCGTCAAATCCCTTGATTGGAAAAAGAATAAATTCTCTTTCAGCCTGCGTGATACGTTGGCGGATCCGTGGCAAAAGGTGGCCGATACCTTCCCGATTGGAAGTGAGCATACGGGGAAAGTTTCCCGACTGGCCCAGTTCGGCGCCTTTGTCACTTTGGAAGAGGGAATTGACGGCTTGATCCATATTTCAAAATTGGGTGAAGGACGGCGGATTAGCCATCCGCGTGAAGTAGTGAAAGAGGGTCAGGAGCTCTCGGTAACCATTGAAAAGATTGATGAAGAGCAAAAACGAATCTCTCTGGTTCCCGCAGGCGTGGCAGTTGAAGTTACCGAAACCTCCTGGACGGATTCATTTTCATCGGGTTCCTCAATGGGCAGTTTTGGTGAATTGCTTAAAGCCAGTCAGGAAAAGAAAAACCGAAAAAAATAA
- a CDS encoding DUF302 domain-containing protein, with the protein MSYTFDIIINKPFIETIELVTEALKTEGFGVLTEIDVKATMKKKLDIDMAPYRILGACNPHFAHQALQHEPKIGTMLPCNVIVRELEDGRNEVSAIDPMASMQAVENSALGAVAEQVRKKLHNVIEALSTSS; encoded by the coding sequence ATGTCTTACACATTTGACATCATCATCAACAAACCGTTCATCGAAACAATCGAACTGGTGACTGAAGCGTTAAAAACAGAGGGTTTTGGTGTCCTTACAGAGATTGATGTGAAAGCGACGATGAAGAAGAAACTGGATATTGACATGGCTCCATATCGAATTCTCGGTGCCTGCAATCCCCATTTTGCCCATCAGGCACTTCAACATGAACCCAAAATTGGCACCATGTTGCCGTGTAATGTCATTGTGCGTGAGCTGGAGGACGGACGCAACGAAGTTTCAGCAATTGATCCTATGGCCTCAATGCAGGCGGTGGAAAACTCTGCCCTTGGTGCTGTTGCTGAACAAGTACGAAAAAAACTCCACAACGTCATCGAGGCATTATCCACTTCGTCGTGA
- a CDS encoding transcriptional repressor, which produces MLDHQNRLEMIVNKLRELQFRITPQRLAILKAFLTSETHPTVEEIFQQVKITFPTTSLATVYKTVHLLKEIGEILEIDFSDNSNRYDGKRPYPHPHIICRRCGAIMDPEMDSLGKMIQEMEKKSGYQISSHQINFFGLCPTCRKTQ; this is translated from the coding sequence ATGCTAGACCACCAGAATCGACTGGAAATGATCGTCAACAAATTGCGTGAGCTGCAATTTCGAATCACGCCACAACGACTTGCCATTTTAAAAGCTTTTCTCACCAGCGAAACGCATCCCACAGTTGAAGAGATTTTTCAGCAGGTCAAAATCACCTTTCCAACAACCAGCCTTGCAACGGTCTATAAAACGGTTCACCTGCTAAAAGAAATTGGTGAAATCCTTGAGATCGATTTCTCTGACAACAGCAACCGTTATGACGGAAAACGCCCCTATCCTCATCCGCACATTATTTGTCGTCGGTGTGGTGCCATTATGGACCCAGAGATGGACAGCCTTGGCAAAATGATCCAGGAAATGGAAAAAAAATCTGGCTACCAGATCTCCTCTCACCAGATTAATTTTTTCGGTCTTTGTCCTACCTGTCGTAAAACCCAATAA
- a CDS encoding phosphate-starvation-inducible PsiE family protein, translating into MDDLENPNEPIVQAARRVIHVAVRILSVLMTLVILWGVADVLWVLYTKLMAPPRFMLTISDILATFGAFMAVLIAIEIFVNIVIYLREDVIHVKIVLATALMAIARKVIILDYSSISPEYIWATAGVTLAMSIGYWLVVSLEEKQTSAKEKSDPVENS; encoded by the coding sequence ATGGACGATCTGGAAAATCCCAATGAGCCCATTGTTCAGGCTGCTCGTCGTGTCATTCATGTTGCGGTACGTATTTTGTCCGTGCTGATGACTTTGGTCATTCTATGGGGAGTGGCTGATGTGCTGTGGGTCCTCTATACCAAGCTAATGGCTCCACCGCGCTTTATGCTGACGATCAGTGATATTTTAGCGACGTTCGGAGCCTTTATGGCGGTGCTGATCGCGATTGAAATTTTTGTCAATATCGTCATCTATCTGCGAGAAGATGTCATCCATGTCAAAATTGTTCTTGCGACGGCGTTGATGGCGATTGCACGAAAAGTAATCATCCTCGATTATTCCAGTATCTCACCAGAATATATCTGGGCGACTGCCGGTGTGACGTTGGCCATGAGTATCGGCTACTGGCTGGTGGTCTCGTTGGAAGAGAAACAAACATCTGCCAAAGAAAAATCTGATCCGGTTGAAAACTCCTGA
- a CDS encoding YkgJ family cysteine cluster protein produces the protein MTTRIPCRFLDLHSRQCRVYEQRFNVGEDCQKLTPQLVAEVDWLPEECAYVQWHKQQCATPVSNKTGVAQGKFKRRI, from the coding sequence ATGACAACACGCATCCCCTGCCGCTTTCTTGATCTTCATAGCCGACAGTGCCGAGTTTATGAGCAGCGGTTTAACGTTGGAGAGGATTGCCAAAAACTCACTCCTCAACTGGTGGCTGAAGTGGATTGGCTACCGGAGGAGTGTGCGTATGTTCAGTGGCACAAACAACAATGCGCAACACCGGTCTCGAACAAGACCGGTGTTGCGCAAGGTAAATTCAAAAGAAGGATTTGA
- a CDS encoding ABC transporter permease, translated as MAVYLAKRLVMMVPLLLGITLISFTVIHLAPGEPTDLQTDLNPEAGVELKERLRAQYGLDQPLVVQYGNWLKRLGKLDFGTSFSQDRRPVWDKIVERLPITVLINILSIGLILAVSIPIGILSATRRNSNFDRLTTLFVFIGFATPSFWLALLLMDYLGVYLGWFPISGIKSLGHEYLTAPQQAWDIIHHLALPILVSAFGGLAGFSRYMRSNMLEVIQQDYILTARAKGLSERKVIGKHALRNALLPLITILGLSVPGLIGGSVIFESIFAIPGMGKLFYDGVMMRDYPLIMGVLVIGAVLTLVGNLLADVGYALADPRIRNQS; from the coding sequence ATGGCTGTATATCTGGCAAAACGACTGGTGATGATGGTTCCTCTGTTGCTCGGGATCACTTTGATCTCTTTTACCGTGATCCATCTGGCACCGGGAGAACCCACCGATCTGCAGACTGACCTCAATCCTGAGGCCGGGGTGGAACTCAAAGAGCGCTTGCGTGCCCAGTACGGACTCGACCAACCGTTGGTCGTTCAGTATGGGAACTGGCTGAAGCGACTGGGAAAACTCGACTTCGGTACGTCGTTTTCTCAGGACCGGCGACCGGTGTGGGATAAAATTGTTGAGCGTTTGCCGATTACCGTGTTGATCAATATCCTCTCCATCGGTCTGATTCTAGCGGTTTCGATACCTATCGGCATTTTATCAGCAACACGGCGCAATTCGAACTTTGATCGCTTAACGACCCTGTTTGTGTTTATCGGTTTTGCCACCCCTTCATTTTGGCTGGCATTACTGTTGATGGATTATCTTGGCGTTTACCTGGGCTGGTTTCCCATCTCGGGGATCAAGTCTCTTGGCCATGAATATCTGACCGCACCGCAGCAGGCCTGGGATATCATTCATCATCTGGCATTGCCGATTCTGGTGTCTGCTTTTGGTGGCCTGGCCGGTTTCTCACGTTATATGCGCTCTAATATGCTTGAAGTGATTCAACAGGATTATATTCTTACTGCGCGGGCCAAGGGGCTTTCCGAGCGGAAGGTGATTGGTAAGCATGCTCTGCGTAATGCGCTGTTGCCGCTGATAACGATCCTCGGCTTGTCCGTACCGGGATTGATCGGCGGCAGTGTCATCTTCGAGAGTATTTTCGCCATTCCGGGGATGGGAAAACTGTTTTACGATGGGGTCATGATGCGTGATTATCCTTTGATTATGGGGGTTCTGGTGATTGGTGCCGTTTTGACATTGGTGGGAAACTTGCTCGCTGATGTTGGTTATGCCCTTGCTGATCCGCGCATCCGTAACCAGTCCTGA
- a CDS encoding peptide-binding protein, translated as MAMQVMTDISKSRRIVAIVLLLLVVLTGCRQQDVLVEGDGDDTTPAVGDTIIMGSIGDASNLLPMLASDSASSEVASQIFNGLVRYDKNLQIEGELAESWQISDDGLEIIFHLRHDVRWQDGEPFTSADVLFTYQLLIDPKTPTAYSERYKRVKEALTPDPYTFIVRYDKPLASALISWGMGIHPKHLLEGQDIATSPLARHPIGTGAYRFVEWLPGEKIVLERNEDYYEGAPFIKRIVYRIIPDLSTMFLELQSGGLDQMGLTPLQYARQTNAPGFVRRFNKFRYPAFAYTYLGYNLKNPLFQDRRVRQALSYAIDKQELVDGVLLGLGQAANGPYKPGSWPNNGSIQPYPYDPEKAKALLDDAGWSDHDQDGIRDKEGKPLAFTIITNQGNDQRIKSGEIIQRRFQEIGVDVKLRVIEWASLLKEFINPGNFDATIMGWTVPIDPDAYNVWHSSKTGPNGLNFIGFKNERVDELLEQGRSTFDQAQRKQIYDEFQQILAEEQPYTFLFVPDSLPVVARRFHGIEEAPSGIMHNFIRWYVPEALQKYQR; from the coding sequence ATGGCAATGCAAGTCATGACTGATATTTCAAAAAGTAGGCGAATCGTAGCGATTGTGTTGCTGCTGTTAGTGGTCCTGACCGGTTGTCGTCAACAGGATGTGCTGGTGGAAGGTGATGGCGATGACACCACCCCCGCGGTCGGCGATACCATCATTATGGGCAGTATTGGCGATGCAAGTAACCTGCTACCAATGCTCGCCTCGGATTCCGCTTCGTCGGAGGTGGCTTCCCAGATCTTTAACGGTTTAGTGCGCTACGACAAAAATCTGCAGATAGAAGGGGAGCTTGCTGAGTCGTGGCAGATTTCCGACGATGGTCTGGAGATCATCTTTCATCTGCGCCACGATGTGCGCTGGCAGGATGGCGAACCTTTTACCTCTGCAGATGTCCTGTTTACCTATCAACTCCTCATCGATCCCAAAACACCGACGGCCTATTCTGAGCGGTATAAACGGGTCAAAGAGGCACTGACTCCGGATCCCTACACGTTTATTGTCCGCTATGATAAACCCTTGGCCTCGGCTCTGATCAGCTGGGGGATGGGTATTCATCCGAAGCATCTGCTTGAAGGCCAGGATATTGCTACCAGCCCTTTGGCGCGTCATCCCATCGGCACGGGAGCGTATCGTTTTGTCGAATGGTTGCCCGGTGAGAAAATCGTTCTTGAGCGCAATGAAGATTATTATGAAGGGGCGCCGTTCATAAAGCGCATTGTCTATCGAATCATCCCCGATCTGAGCACCATGTTTCTCGAATTACAGTCCGGTGGTCTTGATCAGATGGGGTTGACACCGCTGCAATATGCGCGTCAAACCAATGCACCCGGTTTTGTCCGGCGGTTCAACAAATTTCGTTATCCGGCTTTCGCCTATACCTATCTTGGCTATAATCTGAAAAATCCTTTGTTTCAGGATCGCCGGGTACGCCAGGCGCTGTCCTATGCCATTGATAAACAGGAGCTGGTCGATGGTGTTTTACTGGGCTTGGGACAGGCGGCCAACGGACCTTATAAACCGGGTAGCTGGCCGAATAATGGCTCCATCCAACCTTATCCTTATGATCCTGAGAAGGCGAAAGCGCTTCTTGATGACGCTGGCTGGAGCGATCACGATCAGGACGGCATCCGTGACAAAGAGGGTAAGCCGCTGGCCTTCACCATTATCACCAACCAGGGCAATGACCAACGCATCAAAAGCGGTGAAATTATCCAGCGTCGTTTTCAGGAGATCGGTGTGGATGTCAAGCTGCGCGTGATTGAATGGGCTTCTTTGCTGAAGGAATTTATCAATCCGGGAAATTTTGATGCGACGATCATGGGCTGGACCGTGCCTATTGATCCCGATGCCTACAACGTCTGGCATTCGAGTAAGACCGGACCCAATGGCCTCAATTTTATCGGTTTTAAGAATGAGCGTGTCGATGAGCTCTTGGAGCAGGGGCGTTCCACCTTTGATCAGGCACAACGCAAACAGATCTACGATGAATTTCAACAGATCCTTGCCGAGGAACAGCCCTATACCTTTTTGTTCGTGCCGGATTCTCTGCCGGTGGTGGCCCGGCGTTTCCATGGCATCGAGGAAGCTCCCAGCGGGATCATGCATAATTTTATCCGCTGGTATGTCCCCGAGGCACTGCAGAAATATCAACGTTAA
- a CDS encoding type 1 glutamine amidotransferase, producing the protein MVVIVQNDPRVPSGIAALRQDVQLVQAFAAQPFPDIATVSSVVILGGYMSFDAETLYPYLHDVKRFMSKVLEAEIPMLGICLGAQMLADILGAPVHRDKAEEQGLQVINLTEEGASDPLFAGSPAALAAFQWHHDSFEVPHGASHLAYNEQCPGQAFRYENAYGVQFHPEVTGGIVESWCRHSGCSAELMAEFSAQESDHVMAYTRLFNNFYGQSKRS; encoded by the coding sequence ATGGTGGTCATTGTTCAAAACGATCCGCGCGTACCGTCGGGTATTGCCGCATTGCGGCAGGATGTCCAATTGGTTCAAGCGTTTGCCGCCCAACCGTTTCCCGATATTGCAACCGTTAGTTCTGTTGTGATTCTGGGTGGTTATATGAGCTTTGATGCAGAAACACTGTATCCATATCTCCACGATGTCAAACGATTCATGTCGAAGGTTCTCGAGGCTGAGATTCCCATGTTGGGAATCTGTCTCGGAGCCCAGATGCTGGCGGATATCCTCGGAGCTCCCGTGCATCGTGACAAGGCCGAAGAGCAGGGGCTGCAAGTGATAAATCTGACAGAGGAAGGAGCCTCCGACCCTTTGTTTGCCGGTTCGCCCGCCGCGCTTGCAGCCTTTCAGTGGCATCATGACAGTTTTGAAGTGCCGCATGGTGCCAGTCATCTGGCCTACAACGAGCAATGCCCGGGACAGGCTTTTCGCTATGAGAATGCTTATGGGGTCCAGTTCCATCCTGAAGTGACCGGCGGAATCGTTGAAAGTTGGTGCCGGCATAGTGGTTGTTCCGCAGAGCTTATGGCGGAGTTCTCCGCTCAGGAGAGCGATCATGTGATGGCTTACACCCGCCTGTTTAATAACTTTTACGGGCAGAGCAAAAGGAGTTGA
- a CDS encoding class I SAM-dependent methyltransferase: protein MQLDSIVPWGRSFAEYRTMFMLTDADLQKSILGCSDGPAAFNAELTRRGGQITSVDPIYQFSRHDIAQRIDEVSDQVLSELKKNYDNYIWDHMSSVEALAATHMAAMNTFLEDYKSGLLQNRYINASLPNLPFCENHFDLALCSHFLFLYSEHLSLDFHLAALRELGRVAEEVRIYPLLTLDGKPSDYLQHAMDTLRNESWHMELQPVSYRFQKNANFMLMMKQV from the coding sequence ATGCAACTCGACAGTATTGTCCCCTGGGGACGATCTTTTGCCGAATATCGCACCATGTTCATGCTGACCGATGCAGATTTGCAAAAATCCATTCTCGGTTGCAGTGATGGTCCGGCTGCGTTTAATGCCGAGTTGACGCGTCGCGGAGGACAGATAACATCCGTTGATCCGATTTATCAGTTCAGCCGTCATGACATTGCCCAACGGATAGATGAGGTATCCGACCAGGTTCTCAGCGAATTGAAAAAAAATTATGACAATTATATCTGGGATCACATGTCCAGTGTTGAGGCATTAGCAGCAACGCACATGGCAGCTATGAATACTTTTCTGGAGGATTACAAATCCGGCTTGCTGCAAAATCGTTACATAAACGCTTCCCTGCCAAACCTGCCATTTTGCGAGAACCATTTTGACTTGGCCCTGTGTTCACATTTTTTGTTTTTATACAGTGAACATCTTAGCCTTGATTTTCACCTCGCAGCCTTAAGAGAGCTGGGACGCGTTGCAGAGGAAGTCCGCATATATCCCCTCCTGACTCTTGACGGAAAACCTTCGGACTATTTACAGCACGCCATGGACACCTTGCGAAACGAATCATGGCATATGGAACTGCAACCCGTGAGCTACCGGTTTCAAAAAAACGCCAACTTCATGTTGATGATGAAACAAGTCTAA